Sequence from the Maribacter algicola genome:
TCGTTGCCAACCCAACAACCAAGCTCAAAAATGTCATACCCTTGGCAAAGCCCGATACCCTTGCAAATGCTTCGCCTAAATTAAAGGAACCAAAGGCTCTCTCATCCTCAGGATTCACCCGATGTATATTTCTAAGTAAGGCCTTGACATCCTTTTCCACCTGGACCACGTCCACATCATCGTAGGCCGCTATGCAGAAATAATCCACGTTTTCCCCCGTATTGTACAGTTTTCTAAAGGTTGTGAAGGGAATAAAAATCGCCGCGTCGCTATCAAAACTTACTCCTTGGGCCAACTTATGTATCCCAACAACCTGAAAATAAACGTCTCCAATCCTTATGAACTGACCAATGGGATCTTCGTCCTTGTCAAAAAGTTCCTGAACATTTCGCTCCCCAATAACACAAACCTTTCGGGCCTGTTCAATATCCTCATCATTGATAAACCTTCCCCCATCAAAAATCTGCTTGGTAGCTATTTTTGTATAAATGGGATAGTCCCCATTCACCGGATAAGTTCCCGACTTTTGCCCTCGGACCGTAAACACAGGCTCTGTACCAAAATTTCCAAGATTGATCCTGGGTGCTATATAGTTGATTTCCGGTATCCTGTTCTCCAATCTGGCCGCATCGCCCAACTTTAATTGCATGGGTCTACCAGTTTTAAAGCCCTCGTAGGGCATACTAGTACTTTGACCCCACACGAACATACTGTTCATGGAAACACTTTCGAACACCTTTTCAAAGCCATTGTCCATACCTTTAGCGGCCCCGGATAGTGCTATATATATGAATATGCCCCATAATACACCCACTATGGTAATTATGGTCCTGGTCTTATTCTTACTTATAGAACCGAATATTTCTTGCCAAGTATTTCTATCGAAAATAAACTTCATATCATTCGTCCCTTAATGCCACAATTGGTTTAATCTTTGCCGCCCTTCTAGCGGGTATATATCCTGCCAAACCACCAAAGAAAATCAATACGATAGTTGCAAATATGGCGGTTCCCATATTGATAAATGGATTGGTAATGAAATAATCCTTTAAGGCATCCCCCAATGAACTTAACATGGCCACCCCTAATACCATCCCTATAATTCCTGAAATAGTGGTTATGAAAACGGATTCCAAAAGTATGGTACTTATTACGGATTTAGGTGTTGCCCCCAAGGCCTTACGAATGCCAATTTCCTTGGTACGTTCCTTAACCACAAAAACCATTATGTTACTGATACCTATAATCCCAGCTATGATGGTCCCAAAAGCTACGAATGCAACAATAATCTGTAAAACACCAGCGAATTGTTGGTTCTGTTTTAATTGGTCAGCCACATTTCTGATAAAGAAACCTCGTTCATCATTTGGGTCGATAATTTTTTTCTCTCTGAGAAAATCCCCAAGTTTTCTTTCAAAGGCCATAGCGCCTGCATAGCCTATCTCAGGCTTAAAGCCCAAAGCTATCTGATCAATCTTATCCGTATTTTTTTCAATTAACTGCCGTGTCGTATAGGGTATATAAATTCTACGCTCCTCATCATCCCCCGCATCATCCTGAAAAACCCCTATGACTTTAAAGGCACTACCGGCTATATCGATATATTTACCAAGTGCATTTTCGTTTTTGAACAAATCCTGCTCTACCAACCTTCCAATAACTGCATATTTGGTTTTGTCCTTTATATCTTCCAGGTTTAGATACCTACCCTTCATAATCATGGTCTTTTCTGCAAATTGGTAAGATTCACTAACGCCACGTGTGGTATAGTTATTCGATTCATTTTTATACTTGACCAAGCCACTTCTATCCACCCTTGGAGAAATATATTCCAAGAACAAGGGAAAAGATTCCTCAATATCGGCTATATCAGAATTGTCAAATTCTATTTGCCGATTGGATTTATAACCTTTGTAAGGTTTGGAAGTCCTTCCAGGAAAAATATAGAAAGTATTTGTCGCATCATCCTCAAAAAACTCGTTGAATGTATTAATGAGACCGTTTCCAAAACCATACAGAACAACGAATATGAGGATACCCAAAGCCACAGTAAAACCTGAAAGGAAAGTCCTTAATTTGTTTTTCTGAATGGTCTCAAATATCTCCTTCCAGTTGTCCCTGTTAAACATATTGCTCAGCTCTAACCTGTTCCACTTTCTTATCCTCAACAATGACCCCATCCTTTAAATGCACTATCCGTTTGCACATATGGGCAATATCCTCCTCGTGGGTAACCACCAATATGGTATTTCCTTGATCATTGATTTTCTGAATAAGATCCATAACTTCATAGGACGTTTTACTATCCAATGCCCCGGTAGGCTCATCCGCCAATAAAACTTTTGGTTCAGCAGCCATAGCTCGGGCGATTGCAACCCTCTGCTTCTGACCACCTGAAAGCTCGCTGGGCAAGTGTGTTGCCCATTGCTTGAGACCAACTTGTTCCAAATATTTTAAGGCCTTTTCTTGACGTTCCTTTCGTCCCACCTTTTGATAATATAATGGCAAGGCCACATTCTCCACCGCACTTTTATAATTGATCAAATTGAAGGATTGAAATATAAAGCCCAAAAACTTATTTCTGTATTGAGCCGCTTTGGTCTCGTTCAAGTTCTTTATAGGCACACCATCCAAAGTATAGCTACCCTCGTCAAGTTCATCCAACATACCCAGAATATTCAATAAAGTGGACTTCCCAGATCCCGAAGATCCCATGATGGCCACCAACTCGCCCTCTTCCACGGAAAAATTGATACCCTTAAGTACATGTAAGGAGTTTTTGCCCATTTTATAGGACTTATGAAGATTTTTTATTTCAATCATGTTGGTTATTGTTTTAGACTGTACCTCTATTAAAGTCTACTGGTTAGACTTACGTTCTTTATTTTTGTTACAAGAAAAAACAGAAAATTCCCATCTATTTTAATTTTGGGCGAATTCGTCCGCTTTAATCGCGTTCCAGACCTTTATTTTATCACTTTTGGAAATACCGGATTTTACTTCTACGTTAATACCGTCACTTATCCCCAGTTCAATATCCCTACGTTCAAATTGTTGGTCACCGGTCTCCACTTCCACAAATGGTTTTTTGGTCTTACCATCAAACTGAACCAATGCTTCCTTAACAGCAAGAACACTATCGGCACGGGCTAGAATTATTGACGCATTGGCACTTAGTCCAGCGCGAATAAAAACGGAATCCTGTTTTTGTAATGTTCCCTTGATCTCAAACTGTATTGCTCCATTTTCAGCCTTCCCCTTTGGGGCAATGTAATCCAATACAGCTTTGAAAACAGCATTTTCAATGGCTCCAACGGTGATTTCCAATGGTAGGTCTTCCTTTATCTTCCCAACTTCGGATTCGTCTACCTTACCTTCAAAAATCATTTTGTCCACATCGGCTATGGCAGCAATGGTAGTTCCTTCATTAAAGGTATTGCTCTCGATAACCTGATTCCCTACCTCTACGGGAACTTCCAGTACCATACCGCTTACCGTAGCCCTTATTTGGGTATTTGCGGCATTTCCATAACCTTGGGTCGTTCCGGTCTTTACAATATCAAACCTCTTATTTGCAGCACCAAAAGCCTGCTTGGCCTGGTCATAGGCAACTTGGGCCCTTTCTAAATCTACTTTAGAAATGACACCTTTTGAAAAAAGATTTTTTTGACGTTCTAAATTACGTAGTTGATCGTCCAAACCTATTTTAGCCTCATCGATGGCGTTTCTGGCATCGTTCAAAGCGTTTAAATTTGGGACTACCTTAATAAGACATATTAAATCCCCGGATTTTACATAATCTCCACCTTCCACATAAATTTCCTCTATAACCCCTGAAATATTGGGCTTGATCAACACTTCTTCCAACGGCAATATACTCCCGGTGGCCACGGTCTTTTTCACAATGTTCTCCGTTGTGGGAGTCTCTGTTTCATAAACTACGGGATCCTCAGCATTTTTTTGATATAAATAGTACATCGCTCCACCGAAGGCGACTACAATGAACAGTAAAATAAAAATAGTTACTTTTTTCTTCATTTTTTAGTTGGATTGATTGATCAATATTTTAAATTCTTTCCATCATTCGTTTCTTAACGCTTCTATCGGTCTAATTTTGATAGCACTATTGGCGGGAATGAACCCAGCAAATAACCCGGACACGATTAAAATTATCAGCGCAACGGTTACCACCCCAAGGTTTACGCTCGGATTAACGAACATCATCACCGGCCCACTAATATCCAATACGTAATTGATACCATAAATAACCAAGGCTCCAAAGGCGATTCCGGTCATACCTGAAATGATGGTCAAGAATATGGACTCCATCAATATTTGCTGTTTGATGGACCATGGACTCTCCCCTAACGCGCGTCTAACACCTATTTCCTTTGTCCTTTCCTTTACCACGATCAGCATAATGTTGCTCACCCCAATGATACCGGAAAGAAGCACACATATCCCCACGAAATAAGCAATCAGCCTCAAGGCCCCAAAAAGGCTGACCACTCTTTGGAATTGTTCATTCAAATCAAAATGACCAACGGCCCGAGTATCCTCAGGATGTATTCTATGGTTTTCCTTAACAATTGTGAATATTTGCTCCTTGATATTGGTAATTGGCACTTCATCGACGGCGGTAATGGCCATCCAGCCTACATTATCCCCTCTATTAAAGGCCTGTGAAAAGGAAGTGAAAGGAATATAAATTTCCTTTTGTGCATTTTCGCTATTACCATCTGCATTCTTTTTTTTGTATGTTCCGACTACCATAAAATTAACATCGTTAATTTTTATATAGGTTCCTAGACACTCTTCATCCTTGTCATATAAACTTGACTTTACATCTACACCTATAATAGCAACCTTTCTTTTCTCGTTG
This genomic interval carries:
- a CDS encoding ABC transporter permease, which produces MFNRDNWKEIFETIQKNKLRTFLSGFTVALGILIFVVLYGFGNGLINTFNEFFEDDATNTFYIFPGRTSKPYKGYKSNRQIEFDNSDIADIEESFPLFLEYISPRVDRSGLVKYKNESNNYTTRGVSESYQFAEKTMIMKGRYLNLEDIKDKTKYAVIGRLVEQDLFKNENALGKYIDIAGSAFKVIGVFQDDAGDDEERRIYIPYTTRQLIEKNTDKIDQIALGFKPEIGYAGAMAFERKLGDFLREKKIIDPNDERGFFIRNVADQLKQNQQFAGVLQIIVAFVAFGTIIAGIIGISNIMVFVVKERTKEIGIRKALGATPKSVISTILLESVFITTISGIIGMVLGVAMLSSLGDALKDYFITNPFINMGTAIFATIVLIFFGGLAGYIPARRAAKIKPIVALRDE
- a CDS encoding ABC transporter permease, which produces MFNKDRWDEILQVLTTNWFRTLLTAFGVFWGIFILIILLAAGKGLENGIRADFGDIATNTMFMWTRTASKAYKGLPKDREFSYKTDDVADIWENVDGLRFVSPRNQLGNFQGANNVVRGLKTGAFSVYGDYPEIIKQEPMDITSGRFLNYGDINEKRKVAIIGVDVKSSLYDKDEECLGTYIKINDVNFMVVGTYKKKNADGNSENAQKEIYIPFTSFSQAFNRGDNVGWMAITAVDEVPITNIKEQIFTIVKENHRIHPEDTRAVGHFDLNEQFQRVVSLFGALRLIAYFVGICVLLSGIIGVSNIMLIVVKERTKEIGVRRALGESPWSIKQQILMESIFLTIISGMTGIAFGALVIYGINYVLDISGPVMMFVNPSVNLGVVTVALIILIVSGLFAGFIPANSAIKIRPIEALRNE
- a CDS encoding efflux RND transporter periplasmic adaptor subunit; amino-acid sequence: MKKKVTIFILLFIVVAFGGAMYYLYQKNAEDPVVYETETPTTENIVKKTVATGSILPLEEVLIKPNISGVIEEIYVEGGDYVKSGDLICLIKVVPNLNALNDARNAIDEAKIGLDDQLRNLERQKNLFSKGVISKVDLERAQVAYDQAKQAFGAANKRFDIVKTGTTQGYGNAANTQIRATVSGMVLEVPVEVGNQVIESNTFNEGTTIAAIADVDKMIFEGKVDESEVGKIKEDLPLEITVGAIENAVFKAVLDYIAPKGKAENGAIQFEIKGTLQKQDSVFIRAGLSANASIILARADSVLAVKEALVQFDGKTKKPFVEVETGDQQFERRDIELGISDGINVEVKSGISKSDKIKVWNAIKADEFAQN
- a CDS encoding ABC transporter permease; translated protein: MKFIFDRNTWQEIFGSISKNKTRTIITIVGVLWGIFIYIALSGAAKGMDNGFEKVFESVSMNSMFVWGQSTSMPYEGFKTGRPMQLKLGDAARLENRIPEINYIAPRINLGNFGTEPVFTVRGQKSGTYPVNGDYPIYTKIATKQIFDGGRFINDEDIEQARKVCVIGERNVQELFDKDEDPIGQFIRIGDVYFQVVGIHKLAQGVSFDSDAAIFIPFTTFRKLYNTGENVDYFCIAAYDDVDVVQVEKDVKALLRNIHRVNPEDERAFGSFNLGEAFARVSGFAKGMTFLSLVVGLATILAGVIGIGNILLISVKERTKELGVRRALGATPAEVRNQIILESVFLTMIAGVMGIILGAGVLSIINSLTKDLDFPYTNPTVPIPYVLGALLIMVILGTLIGLIPAQRAVSIKPIDALREE
- a CDS encoding ABC transporter ATP-binding protein, with the translated sequence MIEIKNLHKSYKMGKNSLHVLKGINFSVEEGELVAIMGSSGSGKSTLLNILGMLDELDEGSYTLDGVPIKNLNETKAAQYRNKFLGFIFQSFNLINYKSAVENVALPLYYQKVGRKERQEKALKYLEQVGLKQWATHLPSELSGGQKQRVAIARAMAAEPKVLLADEPTGALDSKTSYEVMDLIQKINDQGNTILVVTHEEDIAHMCKRIVHLKDGVIVEDKKVEQVRAEQYV